Proteins encoded together in one Balaenoptera ricei isolate mBalRic1 chromosome 2, mBalRic1.hap2, whole genome shotgun sequence window:
- the PLCB2 gene encoding 1-phosphatidylinositol 4,5-bisphosphate phosphodiesterase beta-2 isoform X1, whose product MSLRNPVLQPPGVKAYLSQGERFIRWDDETTIASPVILRVDPKGYYLYWTYQSKEMEFLDITSIRDTRFGKFAKMPKSQKLRDVFNMDFPDNNFLLKTLTVVSGPDMVDLTFYNFVSYKENVGKDWAEDVLALAKHPLTANASRSTFLDKSLVKLKMQLNPEGKIPVKNFFQMFPADRKRVEAALSACHLPKGKNDAINPEDFPESVYKSFLMNLCPRPEIDEIFTSYHAKAKPYMTKEHLAKFINQKQRDSRLNSLLFPPVRPDQVQGLIDKYEPRGVNVQRGQLSPEGMVWFLCGPENSVLAQDKLLLHHDMTQPLNHYFINSSHNTYLTAGQFSGLSSAEMYRQVLLAGCRCVELDCWKGKPPDEEPIITHGFTMTTDIYFKEAIEAIAESAFKTSPYPVILSFENHVDSPRQQAKMAEYCRTIFGDMLLTEPLEKFPLKPGIPLPSPEDLRGKILIKNKKKQFSGPAGPSQEPGGEAEGSGPPNVPVGEDTVWAGEEGAELEEEEVEEEEEESGSLDEEEMKKMQSDEGTAGLEVTAYKEMSSLVNYVQPTKFISFESSAQKNRSYVISSFTELKAYDLLSKSSVQFVDYNKRQMSRIYPKGTRMDSSNYMPQMFWNAGCQMVALNFQTMDLPMQQNMALFEFNGQSGYLLKHEFMRRLDKQFNPFSVDRIDVVVATTLSITVISGQFLSERSVRTYVEVELFGLPGDPKRRYRTKLSPSTNSINPVWKEEPFVFEKILMPELASLRVVVMEDGNKFLGHRIIPINALNSGYHHLCLHSESNMPLTMPALFVFLEMKDYVPDTWADLTVALANPIKFFSAHDKKSVKLKEAMGGLPENPFPLGGPVARQVNGASAPTSNGSAADGAKAREEATKEAAAEPRTASLEELRELKGVVKLQRRHEKELRELERRGARRWEELLQRGAAQRAEFGPPGAGGGGEGRGRKLGPGKGSRKKRTPPGEDPAGAAPAEGPEGADARLRELRDRLELELLQQGEEQCECVLRRREQQVAEQMTKMMELARERQAAELKTLKETLETDTKEMKKKLEAKRLERIQAMMKVTTDKMAQERLKREINNSHIQEVVQVIKQMTDNLERHQEKLEEKQAACLEQIREMEKQFQQEALAEYEAKMKGLEVEVKESVRTCLRACLPSAEEDKPERTYRVSRGLCEQDALTEKTDAQESLL is encoded by the exons ATGTCTCTGCGTAACCCTGTCCTGCAACCCCCCGGGGTGAAGGCCTATCTGAGCCAAGGCGAGCGCTTCATCAGATGGGATGAT GAAACAACCATAGCCTCCCCGGTTATCCTCCGTGTGGACCCCAAGGGCTACTACTTGTACTGGACATATCAGAGTAAG GAGATGGAGTTTCTGGATATCACCAGCATCCGGGACACCCGCTTTGGGAAGTTTGCCAAGATGCCCAAG AGCCAGAAGCTCCGGGATGTCTTCAACATGGACTTTCCTGACAACAACTTCCTGCTGAAGACGCTCACCGTGGTGTCTGGCCCCGACATGGTGGACCTCACCTTCTATAACTTTGTCTCCTACAAAGAGAACGTGGGCAAG GACTGGGCTGAAGATGTCCTGGCTCTGGCCAAACACCCGCTGACGGCCAACGCCTCCCGCAGCACCTTCCTGGACAAGAG CCTGGTGAAGCTCAAGATGCAGCTCAACCCTGAAGGGAAGATTCCTGTGAAGAA tTTTTTCCAGATGTTTCCTGCTGACCGCAAGCGGGTGGAAGCTGCCCTCAGCGCCTGccacctcccaaaaggcaag AATGATGCCATCAATCCCGAGGACTTCCCAGAATCCGTCTACAAGAGTTTCCTCATGAACCTTTGTCCTCGGCCAGAAATAGATGAGATCTTCACTTCCTA CCACGCCAAGGCCAAACCCTACATGACTAAGGAGCACCTGGCCAAATTCATCAACCAGAAACAGCGCGACTCCAGGCTCAACTCCCTGCTGTTCCCGCCTGTGCGGCCTGACCAGGTGCAGGGCCTCATCGACAAGTACGAGCCCAGAGGCGTCAACGTGCAGAGGG GCCAGCTGTCCCCCGAGGGCATGGTATGGTTTCTCTGTGGGCCAGAGAACAGCGTGCTGGCCCAGGACAAGCTGCTGCTGCACCACGACATGACGCAGCCGCTCAACCATTACTTCATCAACTCCTCCCACAACACCTACCTGACAG CCGGCCAGTTCTCAGGCCTTTCCTCTGCGGAGATGTACCGCCAGGTGCTGCTGGCGGGCTGCCGCTGCGTGGAGCTGGACTGCTGGAAGGGGAAGCCCCCTGATGAGGAGCCCATTATCACCCACGGCTTCACCATGACCACAGACATCTATTTCAAG gaagcaATTGAAGCTATTGCAGAAAGTGCCTTTAAGACCTCCCCTTATCCGGTCATCCTGTCGTTTGAAAACCACGTGGACTC ACCCCGCCAACAGGCTAAGATGGCCGAGTACTGCCGAACGATATTTGGGGATATGCTGCTCACAGAGCCACTGGAAAAGTTCCCA CTGAAACCAGGCatccccctgcccagccctgagGATCTCCGAGGCAAGATCCTCATCAAGAACAAGAAGAAACAGTTTTCTGGTCCCGCAGGCCCCAGCCAGGAGCCGGgtggggaggctgaggggagcGGCCCACCCAATGTCCCTGTGGGTGAGGACACAG TGTGGGCTGGTGAGGAAGGggctgagctggaggaggaggaggtggaagaggaagaggaggagtcgGGAAGCCTGGATGAAGAAGAGATGAAGAAGATGCAGTCAGATGAG GGCACAGCGGGCCTGGAGGTGACGGCTTACAAGGAAATGTCCAGCCTAGTCAATTACGTCCAGCCCACCAAGTTCATCTCCTTCGAGTCCTCTGCCC AGAAGAACCGAAGTTatgtcatttcctccttcacggAGCTCAAGGCTTACGACCTGCTCTCCAAGTCCTCAGTGCAGTTTGTGGA CTACAACAAGCGCCAGATGAGCCGCATCTACCCCAAGGGCACCCGCATGGACTCCTCCAACTACATGCCCCAGATGTTCTGGAATGCTGGTTGCCAGATGGTTGCTCTCAACTTCCAGACGATGG ACCTGCCCATGCAGCAGAACATGGCGCTCTTTGAGTTCAACGGGCAGAGTGGCTACCTCCTCAAGCATGAGTTCATGCGTCGGTTGGACAAGCAGTTCAACCCCTTCTCGGTGGACCGCATCGACGTGGTGGTAGCCACGACCCTTTCCATTACG GTGATCTCTGGGCAGTTCCTGTCAGAACGCAGTGTGCGCACCTATGTGGAAGTGGAGCTGTTTGGCCTTCCTGGGGACCCCAAGAGGCGCTATCGCACCAAGCTGTCACCCAGTACCAATTCCATCAATCCTGTCTGGAAGGAGGAGCCCTTTGTCTTTGAGAAG ATCTTGATGCCTGAGCTGGCCTCCCTCAGGGTGGTTGTGATGGAGGATGGCAACAAGTTTCTTGGACACCGCATCATCCCCATCAATGCCCTGAATTCTG GATACCACCATCTGTGCCTGCACAGTGAGAGCAACATGCCGCTCACCATGCCTGCGCTCTTTGTCTTCCTGGAGATGAAGGACTATGTACCTGACACCTGGGCAG ATCTCACGGTGGCCCTCGCCAATCCCATCAAGTTCTTCAGTGCCCATGATAAGAAGTCTGTGAAGCTCAAGGAAGCCATGGGAGGCCTGCCTGAG AATCCCTTCCCTCTCGGGGGTCCAGTTGCCCGCCAGGTCAATGGGGCATCGGCTCCAACGAGCAACGGGTCAGCAG CAGACGGGGCCAAGGCCAGGGAGGAGGCCACGAAAGAAGCTGCGG CAGAGCCGCGGACCGCCAGCCTGGAGGAGCTGCGGGAGCTGAAGGGCGTCGTGAAGCTGCAGCGGCGGCACGAGAAGGAGCTGCGGGAGCTGGAGCGGCGCGGGGCGCGGCGCTGGGAGGAGCTGCTGCAGAGGGGCGCGGCGCAGCGGGCCGAGTTCGGGCCGCCGGGCGCTGGGGGCGGCGGCGAGGGCCGGGGCCGCAAGCTCGGCCCGGGGAAAGGCTCCCGCAAAAAGAG GACCCCGCCGGGCGAGGACCCCGCCGGGGCGGCGCCGGCCGAAGGCCCCGAGGGCGCGGACGCGCGTCTGCGAGAGCTGAGGGAcaggctggagctggagctgctgCAGCAGGGCGAGGAGCAGTGCGAGTGTGTCCTGAGGCGCAGGGAGCAGCAAGTGGCCGAG cAAATGACCAAGATGATGGAGCTGGCCAGAGAGAGACAGGCTGCAGAGCTGAAGACCCTCAAGGAGACTTTGGAGAC TGACAccaaagagatgaagaaaaagctggaGGCCAAGAGGCTGGAGCGGATCCAGGCCATGATGAAGGTCACCACAGACAAGATGGCTCAGGAGAG GTTGAAGAGAGAGATTAACAACTCCCACATCCAGGAGGTGGTGCAGGTCATCAAGCAG ATGACGGACAACCTGGAGAGGCACCAGGAGAAGCTGGAAGAGAAGCAGGCAGCCTGCCTGGAACAGATCCGGGAGATGGAAAAGCAG TTCCAGCAGGAGGCGCTGGCAGAGTACGAGGCCAAGATGAAGGGCCTGGAGGTGGAAGTAAAGGAGTCGGTGAGGACCTGCCTCAGGGCCTGCTTGCCCTCTGCGGAGGAGGACAAGCCTGAGAGGACCTACAGGGTCTCCAGGGGGCTGTGTGAGCAGGATGCCCTCACAGAGAAGACAGACGCCCAGGAGAGCCTCCTCTGA
- the PLCB2 gene encoding 1-phosphatidylinositol 4,5-bisphosphate phosphodiesterase beta-2 isoform X7, which yields MSLRNPVLQPPGVKAYLSQGERFIRWDDETTIASPVILRVDPKGYYLYWTYQSKEMEFLDITSIRDTRFGKFAKMPKSQKLRDVFNMDFPDNNFLLKTLTVVSGPDMVDLTFYNFVSYKENVGKDWAEDVLALAKHPLTANASRSTFLDKSLVKLKMQLNPEGKIPVKNFFQMFPADRKRVEAALSACHLPKGKNDAINPEDFPESVYKSFLMNLCPRPEIDEIFTSYHAKAKPYMTKEHLAKFINQKQRDSRLNSLLFPPVRPDQVQGLIDKYEPRGVNVQRGQLSPEGMVWFLCGPENSVLAQDKLLLHHDMTQPLNHYFINSSHNTYLTAGQFSGLSSAEMYRQVLLAGCRCVELDCWKGKPPDEEPIITHGFTMTTDIYFKEAIEAIAESAFKTSPYPVILSFENHVDSPRQQAKMAEYCRTIFGDMLLTEPLEKFPLKPGIPLPSPEDLRGKILIKNKKKQFSGPAGPSQEPGGEAEGSGPPNVPVGEDTVWAGEEGAELEEEEVEEEEEESGSLDEEEMKKMQSDEGTAGLEVTAYKEMSSLVNYVQPTKFISFESSAQKNRSYVISSFTELKAYDLLSKSSVQFVDYNKRQMSRIYPKGTRMDSSNYMPQMFWNAGCQMVALNFQTMDLPMQQNMALFEFNGQSGYLLKHEFMRRLDKQFNPFSVDRIDVVVATTLSITARP from the exons ATGTCTCTGCGTAACCCTGTCCTGCAACCCCCCGGGGTGAAGGCCTATCTGAGCCAAGGCGAGCGCTTCATCAGATGGGATGAT GAAACAACCATAGCCTCCCCGGTTATCCTCCGTGTGGACCCCAAGGGCTACTACTTGTACTGGACATATCAGAGTAAG GAGATGGAGTTTCTGGATATCACCAGCATCCGGGACACCCGCTTTGGGAAGTTTGCCAAGATGCCCAAG AGCCAGAAGCTCCGGGATGTCTTCAACATGGACTTTCCTGACAACAACTTCCTGCTGAAGACGCTCACCGTGGTGTCTGGCCCCGACATGGTGGACCTCACCTTCTATAACTTTGTCTCCTACAAAGAGAACGTGGGCAAG GACTGGGCTGAAGATGTCCTGGCTCTGGCCAAACACCCGCTGACGGCCAACGCCTCCCGCAGCACCTTCCTGGACAAGAG CCTGGTGAAGCTCAAGATGCAGCTCAACCCTGAAGGGAAGATTCCTGTGAAGAA tTTTTTCCAGATGTTTCCTGCTGACCGCAAGCGGGTGGAAGCTGCCCTCAGCGCCTGccacctcccaaaaggcaag AATGATGCCATCAATCCCGAGGACTTCCCAGAATCCGTCTACAAGAGTTTCCTCATGAACCTTTGTCCTCGGCCAGAAATAGATGAGATCTTCACTTCCTA CCACGCCAAGGCCAAACCCTACATGACTAAGGAGCACCTGGCCAAATTCATCAACCAGAAACAGCGCGACTCCAGGCTCAACTCCCTGCTGTTCCCGCCTGTGCGGCCTGACCAGGTGCAGGGCCTCATCGACAAGTACGAGCCCAGAGGCGTCAACGTGCAGAGGG GCCAGCTGTCCCCCGAGGGCATGGTATGGTTTCTCTGTGGGCCAGAGAACAGCGTGCTGGCCCAGGACAAGCTGCTGCTGCACCACGACATGACGCAGCCGCTCAACCATTACTTCATCAACTCCTCCCACAACACCTACCTGACAG CCGGCCAGTTCTCAGGCCTTTCCTCTGCGGAGATGTACCGCCAGGTGCTGCTGGCGGGCTGCCGCTGCGTGGAGCTGGACTGCTGGAAGGGGAAGCCCCCTGATGAGGAGCCCATTATCACCCACGGCTTCACCATGACCACAGACATCTATTTCAAG gaagcaATTGAAGCTATTGCAGAAAGTGCCTTTAAGACCTCCCCTTATCCGGTCATCCTGTCGTTTGAAAACCACGTGGACTC ACCCCGCCAACAGGCTAAGATGGCCGAGTACTGCCGAACGATATTTGGGGATATGCTGCTCACAGAGCCACTGGAAAAGTTCCCA CTGAAACCAGGCatccccctgcccagccctgagGATCTCCGAGGCAAGATCCTCATCAAGAACAAGAAGAAACAGTTTTCTGGTCCCGCAGGCCCCAGCCAGGAGCCGGgtggggaggctgaggggagcGGCCCACCCAATGTCCCTGTGGGTGAGGACACAG TGTGGGCTGGTGAGGAAGGggctgagctggaggaggaggaggtggaagaggaagaggaggagtcgGGAAGCCTGGATGAAGAAGAGATGAAGAAGATGCAGTCAGATGAG GGCACAGCGGGCCTGGAGGTGACGGCTTACAAGGAAATGTCCAGCCTAGTCAATTACGTCCAGCCCACCAAGTTCATCTCCTTCGAGTCCTCTGCCC AGAAGAACCGAAGTTatgtcatttcctccttcacggAGCTCAAGGCTTACGACCTGCTCTCCAAGTCCTCAGTGCAGTTTGTGGA CTACAACAAGCGCCAGATGAGCCGCATCTACCCCAAGGGCACCCGCATGGACTCCTCCAACTACATGCCCCAGATGTTCTGGAATGCTGGTTGCCAGATGGTTGCTCTCAACTTCCAGACGATGG ACCTGCCCATGCAGCAGAACATGGCGCTCTTTGAGTTCAACGGGCAGAGTGGCTACCTCCTCAAGCATGAGTTCATGCGTCGGTTGGACAAGCAGTTCAACCCCTTCTCGGTGGACCGCATCGACGTGGTGGTAGCCACGACCCTTTCCATTACGGCAAGGCCCTGA
- the PLCB2 gene encoding 1-phosphatidylinositol 4,5-bisphosphate phosphodiesterase beta-2 isoform X8, translating into MSLRNPVLQPPGVKAYLSQGERFIRWDDETTIASPVILRVDPKGYYLYWTYQSKEMEFLDITSIRDTRFGKFAKMPKSQKLRDVFNMDFPDNNFLLKTLTVVSGPDMVDLTFYNFVSYKENVGKDWAEDVLALAKHPLTANASRSTFLDKSLVKLKMQLNPEGKIPVKNFFQMFPADRKRVEAALSACHLPKGKNDAINPEDFPESVYKSFLMNLCPRPEIDEIFTSYHAKAKPYMTKEHLAKFINQKQRDSRLNSLLFPPVRPDQVQGLIDKYEPRGVNVQRGQLSPEGMVWFLCGPENSVLAQDKLLLHHDMTQPLNHYFINSSHNTYLTAGQFSGLSSAEMYRQVLLAGCRCVELDCWKGKPPDEEPIITHGFTMTTDIYFKEAIEAIAESAFKTSPYPVILSFENHVDSPRQQAKMAEYCRTIFGDMLLTEPLEKFPLKPGIPLPSPEDLRGKILIKNKKKQFSGPAGPSQEPGGEAEGSGPPNVPVGEDTVWAGEEGAELEEEEVEEEEEESGSLDEEEMKKMQSDEGTAGLEVTAYKEMSSLVNYVQPTKFISFESSAQKNRSYVISSFTELKAYDLLSKSSVQFVDYNKRQMSRIYPKGTRMDSSNYMPQMFWNAGCQMVALNFQTMGCGPFLRDETLRNQAGT; encoded by the exons ATGTCTCTGCGTAACCCTGTCCTGCAACCCCCCGGGGTGAAGGCCTATCTGAGCCAAGGCGAGCGCTTCATCAGATGGGATGAT GAAACAACCATAGCCTCCCCGGTTATCCTCCGTGTGGACCCCAAGGGCTACTACTTGTACTGGACATATCAGAGTAAG GAGATGGAGTTTCTGGATATCACCAGCATCCGGGACACCCGCTTTGGGAAGTTTGCCAAGATGCCCAAG AGCCAGAAGCTCCGGGATGTCTTCAACATGGACTTTCCTGACAACAACTTCCTGCTGAAGACGCTCACCGTGGTGTCTGGCCCCGACATGGTGGACCTCACCTTCTATAACTTTGTCTCCTACAAAGAGAACGTGGGCAAG GACTGGGCTGAAGATGTCCTGGCTCTGGCCAAACACCCGCTGACGGCCAACGCCTCCCGCAGCACCTTCCTGGACAAGAG CCTGGTGAAGCTCAAGATGCAGCTCAACCCTGAAGGGAAGATTCCTGTGAAGAA tTTTTTCCAGATGTTTCCTGCTGACCGCAAGCGGGTGGAAGCTGCCCTCAGCGCCTGccacctcccaaaaggcaag AATGATGCCATCAATCCCGAGGACTTCCCAGAATCCGTCTACAAGAGTTTCCTCATGAACCTTTGTCCTCGGCCAGAAATAGATGAGATCTTCACTTCCTA CCACGCCAAGGCCAAACCCTACATGACTAAGGAGCACCTGGCCAAATTCATCAACCAGAAACAGCGCGACTCCAGGCTCAACTCCCTGCTGTTCCCGCCTGTGCGGCCTGACCAGGTGCAGGGCCTCATCGACAAGTACGAGCCCAGAGGCGTCAACGTGCAGAGGG GCCAGCTGTCCCCCGAGGGCATGGTATGGTTTCTCTGTGGGCCAGAGAACAGCGTGCTGGCCCAGGACAAGCTGCTGCTGCACCACGACATGACGCAGCCGCTCAACCATTACTTCATCAACTCCTCCCACAACACCTACCTGACAG CCGGCCAGTTCTCAGGCCTTTCCTCTGCGGAGATGTACCGCCAGGTGCTGCTGGCGGGCTGCCGCTGCGTGGAGCTGGACTGCTGGAAGGGGAAGCCCCCTGATGAGGAGCCCATTATCACCCACGGCTTCACCATGACCACAGACATCTATTTCAAG gaagcaATTGAAGCTATTGCAGAAAGTGCCTTTAAGACCTCCCCTTATCCGGTCATCCTGTCGTTTGAAAACCACGTGGACTC ACCCCGCCAACAGGCTAAGATGGCCGAGTACTGCCGAACGATATTTGGGGATATGCTGCTCACAGAGCCACTGGAAAAGTTCCCA CTGAAACCAGGCatccccctgcccagccctgagGATCTCCGAGGCAAGATCCTCATCAAGAACAAGAAGAAACAGTTTTCTGGTCCCGCAGGCCCCAGCCAGGAGCCGGgtggggaggctgaggggagcGGCCCACCCAATGTCCCTGTGGGTGAGGACACAG TGTGGGCTGGTGAGGAAGGggctgagctggaggaggaggaggtggaagaggaagaggaggagtcgGGAAGCCTGGATGAAGAAGAGATGAAGAAGATGCAGTCAGATGAG GGCACAGCGGGCCTGGAGGTGACGGCTTACAAGGAAATGTCCAGCCTAGTCAATTACGTCCAGCCCACCAAGTTCATCTCCTTCGAGTCCTCTGCCC AGAAGAACCGAAGTTatgtcatttcctccttcacggAGCTCAAGGCTTACGACCTGCTCTCCAAGTCCTCAGTGCAGTTTGTGGA CTACAACAAGCGCCAGATGAGCCGCATCTACCCCAAGGGCACCCGCATGGACTCCTCCAACTACATGCCCCAGATGTTCTGGAATGCTGGTTGCCAGATGGTTGCTCTCAACTTCCAGACGATGG GTTGCGGGCCCTTCCTGAGAGATGAGACACTAAGGAACCAGGCTGGGACATGA